The sequence below is a genomic window from Nitrospirota bacterium.
CCAGATCGGTACCTTCAGGAACGGCACATGGTATCTGGACAATGGCAACGGTGCCTGGAATGCGGGGGGAGACATGGTCCTGACCTTCGGCCTCGCGGGCGACAAGCCGGTTACGGGAGACTGGAACAGTGATGGCAGGACAGACATTGGAGTCTTCCGTGCCGGCAAATGGTACCTGGATGCCAACGGTAACGGCGCATGGAATGCAGACGTCGATCTGACCTACGCCTTCGGGCTCGCGACTGATAGTCCCGTGACCGGCGACTGGGACGGCAGTGGAACCACGAGGATCGGCACCTTCCGGGCCGGCAACTGGTATATTGATGCCAATGGTAACGGCATATGGGATGCAGGGATAGATAAAACGTTCAGCTTCGGCCAGACAGGCGATAAGCCGGTTACGGGAGACTGGAACGGCGACGGAAAGACGGAGATAGGCGTGTTCCGCAGCGGTACATGGTATCTCGACCTGAACGGTAATGGCGTGCTCGACCCCTGTGGCATCGATGCCTGCTACACCTTCGGTCTTGCTACTGACCTGCCGGTCACGGGCAGATGGTGATGCTGTTTACGTGACTAGTGATGCTCAAGCAGGGGAAGAGGGCGGAATGCTCCTCTTCCCTTTAAATTTTTTCCCGTGGGCGAGATATTGTAAGTAGTGTATTATGGATTATTCATAATGCACTGCCTTACTTTCACCTTCACGCTATCTCAAACGTAAGTGTTTGTTATTGCAAGGGTATGAAATCAGGTATCCTTCTTGCTGACATCTTTGGCATACTATGTCATTCATGTATAATGTCGCTAGTTCTCCTGCAGCAGAAGCATATGATTACACTGCAGGAAATAATGGACAAGGGGATTTTTTTGGGTAACAATTATATGAAGGTATGTACAATTTTATGGAAATAAGAGGGGCGTGAAACCATGGGACTTATTAGTGCTGTTGTGATAGCGATTTCTTTCATGCTGGTTCTGAGCCCTCTCCGGGCTGCAGAGGAAGCGGTGACTTCAGTCGCTGCCGCCAGCGCATCGCTAGAGGAGAAATGGGGTATTAGAGTATTAGGGCTGCGGCAGTCGGCGAACGGCTACATGCTCGACTTCCGCTACCGGGTGCTCGATCCCGAAAAGGCCGCCCCGCTCTTCGACCGGAAGACCAAGCCGCATCTGATCGACCAGGCTACCGGCGCTCAATTCATCGTCCCCGAGCCCCCGAAGGTCGGCGCCCTCCGCAACACCAGAAAGCCGGTGGCGAACAAAAACTATTTCGTGATGTTCGCCAATCCCGGGAATTACATAAAAAAGGGAAGTAAGGTGACCGTGGTCATCGGCGACTTCAAGGCCGAAAACCTCATCGTCGAATGAGCCGGAGGAGAGCAGGCATGCAGCGCAACTGCTTTAAGATCTTCTTTCACGTGACCATAGCTCTTATTGTACTCCTTACCGCAGAGGCCGGGGCCGGTACGATAGATCCCGGGCTCAGGAAGAAGCTCGCTGCCCTGGGACCCGATGACGAAGTCCCGGTGATCGTGAATTTTTCCGGCAGGCCTGCCCTCGATACAGCACTCGAGCCCGGGAAGCGTGACAAGAGGGCCCGCAGGACCGCTGTTATCGCTGCGCTCAAAGAGAGGTCTGCCGCCTCGGAGAAGCCTTTCAGGGAGTTCCTCAAAGGCAAGGCTGCAAAGAAGCTCCGCTCCCTCTGGATCAAGAATGCTGCGGCGGTCACCGCACCGCGCAAGGTGATCGAGAAGATGGCAGGCCTCCCCGGCATAGAGAGCATCACCGCCGACCTGACCGTTTACGCCCCGACGCCGGTGTTGAGCGAGAACGTGATGCCGGAATGGAACATCGAGCGCGTCAAGGCACCGCTGCTCTGGAACCGCGGCATCGTAGGGCAAGGGGCCGTAGTCGCCACTATGGATACCGGCGTGGACCTGCAGCACCCCGACCTCACGGGGCGCTGGCGCGGCGGCACGAACAGCTGGTTCGACCCCTACGGACAGCATGCCATCCCTTATGATTACCATGGCCACGGCACTGCTACGATGGGCGTCATGGTAGGCGGAAGCGCCGGTGAAACAGCGATCGGAATAGCGCCGGGCGCGCAGTGGATCGCGGTAAAGATATGGGATGATAACGACACCGGTACGCTGAGCGCGATTCACCAGGGCTTCCAATGGCTCCTCGACCCGGATGGAAATCCCTCCACCGATGATGCCCCGGATGTGGTAAACAATTCCTGGAGTCTCTGCGATGAGAGCAATAACTGTGTCCTGGGCTGTATCACCGAGTTTCAGCCCGATATACAGACGCTCAGGGCTGCGGGGATTGCCGTCGTGTTTTCGGCAGGCAATTCCGGGCCTAACACATCGACAAGCGAGAGCCCCGCAAACAATCCCGGCTCCTTTGCGGTGGGAGCCAGCGACTACGGGGACAACGTTGCACTCTTCAGCAGCCGGGGCCCGTCATCGTGCGACGGCGGCATTTTCCCGCATGTAGTCGCCCCCGGCTCGGACATATGGACAGCAGACCTCTCTTTCGGCGGATTGCCTTCCTATGCGGCATGGGAAGGCACGTCATTTTCGGCTCCTCACGTGGCCGGAGCGGTCGCTATGCTCAGGAGCGCATTCCCGAAGTCAACGGTCGCAGAGCTCGAGGATGCCATCAAAAGATCGGCCCGGGACCTCGGGCCCGCAGGACCCGACAATGATGCAGGCTACGGCCTTCTCGACATTGAGGGAGCCTACAAGCTCCTCAACCGCGGAAAGATCGGCGTCTTCAGGAACGGCAAGTGGTATCTCGACAACGGCAGCGGTACGTGGAATGTTGGGATTGATACGGTTTATTCGTTCGGCCTCTCTACTGATATTCCCATAACCGGCGACTGGGACGGCAGTGGATCGACGAAGATCGGCACGTTCAGAAGCGGCAAGTGGTATCTCGACAATGGCAACGGCAGATGGGATGCAGGCATCGATAGTGTAGCGACCTTCGGGATGGCAGGGGATATTCCGATTACCGGAAACTGGAATGCTGATGCTGCGGGCAAGACGAAGATCGGGGTATTTCGTGCCGGCAAATGGTACCTGGACATGAACGATAACGATGTATGGGATACGGGGACAGACGCGGTTTATTCGTTCGGCCTCTCTACTGATATTCCCATAACCGGCGACTGGGACGGCAGTGGATCGACGAAGATCGGCACGTTCAGAAGCGGCAAGTGGTATCTCGACAATGGCAACGGCAGATGGGATGCAGGCATCGATAGTGTAGCGACCTTCGGGATGGCAGGGGATATTCCGATTACCGGCGATTGGAACGGAGATGGGAGAACAGAAATCGGCGTCCTGAGGGGTGGTACGTGGTATCTCGACTTAAATGGTAACGGCAAATGGGACGCCGGTATCGATGGCGTCTATAGTTTCGGTATGACAGGAGATATACCGGTTGCAGGCAGGTGGTAATATCGTTTGGTCCACAGTAATGGCTACTAGGTGTATCCACATATTGTATCGTTGCAGTCCCCTCTTTTTTATGCTTTAAAGGCATCGGATAATCAGGTATCATAAAGGAAGGTTTGTTATGGCATAATTTGAAAGGCTGGATTTATCCAGGAGGAAACTGGTGAAAATTCTCGTGACCGGCGGCGCCGGGTATATAGGCAGTCATGTGGTGAAAGCGCTGGGTGAACATTCCCATGATGTCGTCACCTACGACAATCTTTCGACAGGGAACAAGTGGGCGGTGCTGCACGGCGACCTCGTAGTGGCGGATCTCGCCGATAAAGAGATGCTGAGGACCGCGATCAGAAACTTCAAGCCCGATGCCATCATGCATTTTGCCGCCTCCATCGTCGTCCCCGAGAGCGTGCGGGAGCCGCTCAAATACTACCGCAACAATTCGGCCAATACACTCAACCTTCTCGAAGTCGCGGGCGAATCCGGGGTCGGGAAGTTCATCTTTTCATCGACCGCCGCGGTCTACGGCATACCGGAAACCATTCCCGTTGCCGAAGAGGCCCCGTTGCGGCCGATCAACCCCTACGGCACCTCGAAGGTGATGACCGAATTCATGCTGAAAGATATCTCCTTTGCCCGGAATGACTTCACCTATGTCTCTCTCCGCTACTTCAACGTGGCAGGCGCCGATGGCAAGGGAAGGATAGGGCAGGCGTACAAAGAGGCGACACACCTCATCACCCGAGCGCTCAAGACCGCCAAGGGAGAGTTCGAGAAACTTCTGATCTTCGGGACCGATTACGATACCCCGGACGGCACCTGCGTCCGCGACTATATCCATGTGGACGACCTCGCCGATGCCCATGTGAAGGCGCTCGACTATCTCGCCAGCGGAGGCAGGAGCACGATCCTCAACTGCGGCTATGGCCACGGCTATACCGTTCGGGAGGTCGTTGCGGCTGCGAAGAGAGTCACGGGCGTGGATTTCACCGTAGAGGAGACGGGCAGGAGGGAGGGCGATCCTCCTGCACTCGTGGCTGACAGCACGAAAATCAAAGCGGCGCTCGGGTGGAGCCCGCAGTTCGACAATCTGGAGTATATCATTAGAACAGCATGGGAGTGGGAGAGGAGACTATAAACGCAGAGTCGTCTTCTTAGAGCTTTGATGAAAGGAACGGCTATGGGAAGCAATAACAGTAGAAAGAATGTACGGGCAGCCAGGGCTAAAGTCGCCCTTATTACCGGTATCACCGGACAGGATGGCGCCTATCTTGCGGAGCTCCTTCTCGGCAAAGGATATGAAGTCCATGGCATTAAGAGGAGGGCCTCGCTCTTCAACACCAACCGGATAGATCATCTTTATCATGATCCCCACGAGAAGGGGCTGAGCTTCACCCTCCACTACGGCGATCTTACGGATGCTACCAATCTGATCCGTGTTATCCAGGAAGTCCAGCCTGACGAGATATACAACCTGGCCGCACAATCTCATGTGCAGGTTTCCTTTGAGACCCCTGAATACACGGCCAATGCCGATGCCCTCGGGACTTTGAGGCTGCTCGAAGCCATCAGGATACTGAAGCTGGAAGATAAAACGAGATTCTATCAGGCCTCCACGTCGGAACTCTACGGCAACGTGCACGAAATACCGCAGACCGAGAAGACGCCTTTTTATCCCCGCAGCCCCTATGCTGCAGCAAAACTCTATTCCTACTGGATTACGGTGAACTACCGCGAGGCATATACTATGTTCGCCTGCAACGGCATTCTCTTCAACCACGAGTCACCGATCAGGGGCGAGACCTTCGTGACCAGGAAGATAACGCGGGCGGTAGCACGGATGAAGCTCGGCCTCCAGGAAAAACTCTATCTCGGCAATCTGAACGCCCGGAGAGACTGGGGATATGCCGCTGATTATGTCGAAGCCATGTGGCTCATGCTCCAGCAGGACAAGCCCGGCGATTATGTCATCGCTACAGGGAAGGCCCATTCGGTCAGAGAGTTCGTAGAGCATGCTTTCGCCGCAGCGGGCATCATGATAGCATGGAAGGGAAAGGGCAGTGGAGAGAAAGGCGTCGATTCTGCGACAGGCAAAGTCCTCGTTGAAGTCGATCCGCGCTACTTCAGGCCCACCGAAGTCGAGTTCCTGCTCGGCGACCCCAAAAAGGCGAAGAGAAAGCTGGGATGGAAACCCAAGGTGACGTTTGAGAAGCTGGTTGCCATGATGGTCGCGGCAGACCTCGAAGAGGCGAAGCGCGACATGCTCTGCAAGAGAGAGGGCTTCAAGGCGTTCAATTATCATGAATAGGGATGCCCGCATATATGTGGCCGGTCACCGCGGGCTTGTGGGCTCGGCTCTGGTGAGGCGGCTTGAGAGGGCTGGTTGTAGCAATATCGTCACCCGCACCAGCGGCGAGCTCGATCTCAGGAGGCAGGCCGATGTGGAGGCCTTTTTTCAGGAGGTCATGCCCGAATATGTCTTTCTCGCTGCCGCAAAAGTAGGAGGGATTGTCGCCAACAGCACCTATCCTGCCGACTTCATCTACAGCAATCTCGTAATACAGACCAATGTCATCCACGCCTGCTACAAGTACGGGGCGAAAAAGCTTCTATTCCTCGGCAGCTCCTGCATCTATCCCAAACTCGCCCCGCAGCCGATGAAAGAGGAATATTTGCTGACCGGCGAGCTCGAGCCGACCAATGAGCCCTATGCAGTCGCAAAGATCGCGGGCATCAGGATGTGCCAGGCCTATAACCGGCAGTACGGGACCGACTTCATCTCTGTCATGCCGACCAATCTCTACGGTCCGGGCGATAATTTCGACCTCAAGACCTCACATGTGCTCCCCGCCCTGCTGCGCAAATTCCATGAGGCGAAAATACTCATGGAGAAAGGAAAGGCCGTTCCCGTTGTCCTCTGGGGGACGGGCTCGCCTTTCAGGGAGTTCCTCCATGTCGATGACCTTGCCGATGCCTGCTTGTTCCTGATGGAACGCTATACCGGCAACGATATTGTTAACATCGGAACAGGTAAAGATATTGCCATAAAGGACCTTGCGGAGATGGTGCGGGATATCGTAGGCTTCACGGGGGAGATCGTCTGGGATCATTCAAAGCCGGATGGCACGGGGAAGAAGCTTCTCGATGTGTCGAAACTGAGAGCTTTGGGCTGGGAGCCGAGGATTGGACTGAATGAGGGCATTCGTGATACCTACAACTGGTTCGCGAAGTTTGTGTGAAACGTCTGTTTTACCTCACTGGAATTTTTTATTCCATTGTACAGAGCATCTCAGGTGATTGAGCAGATGGGGAGCCCTGCTCCCTCCGGCGCTGCACCTTCATCTCCACTCCCTCCTTCAGATCAGGCAATAGGAGGCTTGACAGCCAGGGACATTGTCCTACATAATGTAGTACAGGAGGTGCATGATGCCGACGAGTACACGCTTCGACAAAGAGACCGAGACAGTCCTTAAGAAGGCAGCAGGGGTTCTGGGCATGACAAAGTCAGAGGTTGTCAGGAACTCGGTGAGGGAGTACTGCCTGAGAATTATCAAGGAAAAGAAAAAGACTCCGTGGGAGATTTATGAGCCGATACACACGGCCGGCGGCAGCGGGCATGGGAAAAGGGTTTTAAAGCAGAAGGAGATCCTGAAAACAAAGCTTGAGACAAAACGGAAAAAATGGTCATTATAGACACCGGTCCTATCGTGGCCCTTTTTGATGAATCAGAGCCTTTGCATGAAATCTGCAGGGCAACCCTCAAGAAGATAAAATCTCCGCTTATAACGTCATGGCCCGTTTTGACGGAAGCTTTTTATCTTCTCGGCGACTGGCACAAAGGGCAGCGGGAACTCTGGGATTTTGTTATCGCTGGAGGGCTTGACCTCTATGATATTCCCGCATCCGACTGCGGTCGTCTGAAAGAATTGATGGGAAAATATTTCGATAAGCCGATGGACTTGGCGGATGCAACCCTTGTTTTAATAGCAGAGGTTAAGAGAATAAGAACGATTTTCACTCTTGACAAGAGTGATTTTTCCATTTATCATCCGCGACATTGTAAACGACTAGAAATTATCCCCGGCTGAAGAAACAATAACCGGCGCTGCACCTTCATCTCCACTCCCTCCTTCCTCCTCCGCGTCATCCTCGAAAAGACCAGGCAAAGACAACAGAAACTGGAGCAGTGGAAGAGGTGGACCTCAAGGGAGTGTTGAAAGGCTCAGTGAGAGGATTTTTTAATTGAGATGGCGGTGATCCCCTGTGATATACTACACATAACATAGCATTGAAGGGGGCTAGTGATGCCGAAGATAAAGAAGCTTTCCGAGGCCGAGGTGCTTAACCTATTAAGAATCCTGCCTGAGAGCAAGAAGAAAGAAGCGCTGGACTTCCTTGAGTTATTAAGCCGTCGAACGAAAAAAGAACAAAAGCTCAGCACCCGCAAAGCC
It includes:
- a CDS encoding S8 family serine peptidase; translated protein: MQRNCFKIFFHVTIALIVLLTAEAGAGTIDPGLRKKLAALGPDDEVPVIVNFSGRPALDTALEPGKRDKRARRTAVIAALKERSAASEKPFREFLKGKAAKKLRSLWIKNAAAVTAPRKVIEKMAGLPGIESITADLTVYAPTPVLSENVMPEWNIERVKAPLLWNRGIVGQGAVVATMDTGVDLQHPDLTGRWRGGTNSWFDPYGQHAIPYDYHGHGTATMGVMVGGSAGETAIGIAPGAQWIAVKIWDDNDTGTLSAIHQGFQWLLDPDGNPSTDDAPDVVNNSWSLCDESNNCVLGCITEFQPDIQTLRAAGIAVVFSAGNSGPNTSTSESPANNPGSFAVGASDYGDNVALFSSRGPSSCDGGIFPHVVAPGSDIWTADLSFGGLPSYAAWEGTSFSAPHVAGAVAMLRSAFPKSTVAELEDAIKRSARDLGPAGPDNDAGYGLLDIEGAYKLLNRGKIGVFRNGKWYLDNGSGTWNVGIDTVYSFGLSTDIPITGDWDGSGSTKIGTFRSGKWYLDNGNGRWDAGIDSVATFGMAGDIPITGNWNADAAGKTKIGVFRAGKWYLDMNDNDVWDTGTDAVYSFGLSTDIPITGDWDGSGSTKIGTFRSGKWYLDNGNGRWDAGIDSVATFGMAGDIPITGDWNGDGRTEIGVLRGGTWYLDLNGNGKWDAGIDGVYSFGMTGDIPVAGRW
- the galE gene encoding UDP-glucose 4-epimerase GalE, with translation MKILVTGGAGYIGSHVVKALGEHSHDVVTYDNLSTGNKWAVLHGDLVVADLADKEMLRTAIRNFKPDAIMHFAASIVVPESVREPLKYYRNNSANTLNLLEVAGESGVGKFIFSSTAAVYGIPETIPVAEEAPLRPINPYGTSKVMTEFMLKDISFARNDFTYVSLRYFNVAGADGKGRIGQAYKEATHLITRALKTAKGEFEKLLIFGTDYDTPDGTCVRDYIHVDDLADAHVKALDYLASGGRSTILNCGYGHGYTVREVVAAAKRVTGVDFTVEETGRREGDPPALVADSTKIKAALGWSPQFDNLEYIIRTAWEWERRL
- the gmd gene encoding GDP-mannose 4,6-dehydratase; amino-acid sequence: MGSNNSRKNVRAARAKVALITGITGQDGAYLAELLLGKGYEVHGIKRRASLFNTNRIDHLYHDPHEKGLSFTLHYGDLTDATNLIRVIQEVQPDEIYNLAAQSHVQVSFETPEYTANADALGTLRLLEAIRILKLEDKTRFYQASTSELYGNVHEIPQTEKTPFYPRSPYAAAKLYSYWITVNYREAYTMFACNGILFNHESPIRGETFVTRKITRAVARMKLGLQEKLYLGNLNARRDWGYAADYVEAMWLMLQQDKPGDYVIATGKAHSVREFVEHAFAAAGIMIAWKGKGSGEKGVDSATGKVLVEVDPRYFRPTEVEFLLGDPKKAKRKLGWKPKVTFEKLVAMMVAADLEEAKRDMLCKREGFKAFNYHE
- a CDS encoding GDP-L-fucose synthase, whose product is MNRDARIYVAGHRGLVGSALVRRLERAGCSNIVTRTSGELDLRRQADVEAFFQEVMPEYVFLAAAKVGGIVANSTYPADFIYSNLVIQTNVIHACYKYGAKKLLFLGSSCIYPKLAPQPMKEEYLLTGELEPTNEPYAVAKIAGIRMCQAYNRQYGTDFISVMPTNLYGPGDNFDLKTSHVLPALLRKFHEAKILMEKGKAVPVVLWGTGSPFREFLHVDDLADACLFLMERYTGNDIVNIGTGKDIAIKDLAEMVRDIVGFTGEIVWDHSKPDGTGKKLLDVSKLRALGWEPRIGLNEGIRDTYNWFAKFV
- a CDS encoding PIN domain-containing protein, whose protein sequence is MVIIDTGPIVALFDESEPLHEICRATLKKIKSPLITSWPVLTEAFYLLGDWHKGQRELWDFVIAGGLDLYDIPASDCGRLKELMGKYFDKPMDLADATLVLIAEVKRIRTIFTLDKSDFSIYHPRHCKRLEIIPG